The following is a genomic window from Adhaeribacter radiodurans.
AACCTTGGCGCGCATAAACGTTTGCAGTTGCTGAAAAAGCGGGTTTTTATCCAATTTAACCTTAATCAAGCAATCCGTGACAATGCCTAACAGGTATTTAGCCTTAGTAACAAACAATGTGTTAGAAAGAGCAGATTCCAATTTTTTATACAACTGATTTATGTTTTTTAGCGGCATTTCACCAATAAAATTGAACAAGAAAAAGTAAGCCTGATGGTTCGATTGTTTTCGGAATAAGCTTCAGTTACCGATTTTTAGGAAGACGAAAGGTTTTACCAAGCGCACCACATTATTTTTTAGTCTAACCTAATTACTTAATTATATTATCAGTCAATTTTTAAAGCAATTAACCGTCTGATCATTAATTTTTTAATTAGGCAATAATTATAAATTTACTAGATTTAAAAATATGACTTATTATTAAAATTAGTAATATACAAACCAGAACTACTTATGTATTTGATTTTGGTTTATTCACAAATCATCCTTCCTTGAACTATTTAATGAAAAAAAAGAAAATAACTGTAATTGGCAGTACCAATATGGATATGGTGGTGAAAACCACGCATTTGCCCGTGCCGGGAGAAACCGTTTTGGGGGGATCTTTTTTTATGAACCCGGGCGGTAAAGGTGCCAACCAAGCGGTAGCCGTAGCTCGGCTGGGCGGAGACGCCACTTTTGTAACCAAAATTGGCACTGATGTATTCGGCAAGCAATCAAAACAATTATTCGAAGAAGAAGGAATAAATACCTCCTGCATTTTGTCTGATCCTACTTCGCCATCAGGAGTGGCACTAATTACAGTAGACCAAATCGGCGAAAATAGCATTGTGGTAGCCTCGGGTGCCAACGCAAACCTAATGCCCGCAGATGTAGAAAATTGTTTACAAAAAATAGGCAAAATAGACATTATACTACTTCAACTGGAGATACCCATCGAAACAGTCGATTTTGTTACGCAATACGCCGCCGGCAAAAACATTCTAGTAATTGTAAATCCTGCCCCAGCCAATTTGCTGTCAACGGAACTATTAAAACGTATCGATATTATCACCCCTAACGCCAAAGAAGCCGAAATGCTCTCGGGAGTGGAGGTTAATAGTATGGAAGACGCCAAAAAAGCCGCTATGGTGCTTTATGAAAAAGGCGTAAAAAATGTAATAGTTACCTTGGGTTCCCAAGGCGCTTTACTATTTACAGAAGAAAGATTCACCATGGTGCCGGCACAAAAAGTGGCTACAGTAGATACTACAGCGGCAGGGGATGTTTTTAATGGTGCTTTGGCCGTAGCCTTAGCTGAAGGACAGGAACTTATTCCGGCAGTAGAATTTGCTTGTTTAGCGGCCGCTCTTTCGGTAACAAAGCTAGGAGCACAATCGTCTATTCCTTACCGCAATGAGTTGATAGCGAAAAAGATACCCCAAAACTAAACTATAAACCCTGCTTATGTTTATTGTCGAAAATTACCCGCTTGCAGTGCTATTCTGTGTAATTACTATGCTTTGCTGGGGCTCGTGGGCCAACACCCAAAAATTGGTGCATGGCAAATGGCGTTTTGAGCTGTTTTACTGGGATTATGTATGGGGCATTCTTTTGTTTTCGCTTTTAGCGGCATTTACCCTGGGTAGCACCGGCACCCAGGGACGTAGCTTTATCCCCGATTTGCAACAAGCCCTACCCGAGAATCTGCTGAGTGCCTTTGTGGGTGGAGTAATTTTTAATCTGGCTAATATCTTATTAACCGCTGCTATTGCTATAGCGGGCATGTCGGTTGCCTTTCCGGTGGGTATAGGTATTGCTCTGATACTAGGCGTAATTGTAAACTACGTAGCACTCGAAAAGGGCAATCCGGCCTTGCTCGCTATTGGTATTGGGTTAGTAACTGTAGCTATTATTCTAAATGCCAGAGCTTATCGCGTATCTTCTTCGGCTAATAAAGCAGCCGGCTTAAAGGGAATAGTTATTTCGGTGGTGGCGGGTGTTTTGATGTCCTTATTCTATCGCTTTGTGGCCGCATCCATGGACTTGGAGAACTTCGTAAGTCCGGCAGCCGGTAAAATGACGCCTTATACTGCTTCGGTTATATTTGCGTTAGGCATTCTGGCCAGCAACTTTGTTTTTAATACCTTAATTATGCGGCGCCCCATCCAGGGAACGCCGGTTAGCTATACCGATTATTTCAGCGGAAAAGCAGCCTTTCATCTTACCGGAATTTTAGGCGGTTCCATCTGGGCCTTGGGTAACCTATGTAACCTGATAGCGGCGGGTAAGGCCGGCCCAGCCGTATCCTACGGGTTAGGTCAAGGGGCAACCCTGGTAGCAGCTATTTGGGGAGTAGTCATTTGGCGGGAATTTAAACAATCGCCTAAAAACGTAACCGGGCTTTTAACAGGCATGTTTTTGTGTTTTATAGCCGGTTTGGGAATTATCATTATCGCAGGCAGTTAATCCAAACATCTTGAAACTAATAAAAAGCATATTAATCCATGTCTGGAGGGTACGGAACCCTATAAAAACAAACAAACCATAACGGGGGTGTTATGGTTTGTTTGTAGGTTGGTGGAGCTGCAGGGATTCGAACCCTGGTCCAGACAAGGAAACCGTCGAGCTTTCTACATGTTTAGTTGCCGTTAGGTTTTCGAGTACGCTTAGGTCGGCACCAGACCTGTGAACGCACCTTAGGTACTTTAGCTTCGCTTGGGCGCCATACCTTCGCCCTTGCTATCCATTCATTTCGATGCCCCGTACTCAACCGCGGAACGGAGAAGCAGTTGCGGGACAATGGCTATTGCTTAATACCTAGATTAAGCAGCCATGGCGTAGTTAGTCTCGCCGATTATTGTTTGAACGACTTTTTAACAGGAGATTCGCTCCACTCCCGACATGCTTACCCGCAGCCTGCACAAGCTGTCAATTCCAGTCAGCCCCAGTTTACGGATTCAAAATAATAAACAGTTTAAACCGGTAAATAATTCCAGCCGAAACTGCCTTACAAACATACAAAATAAACGAACACGACTTTAGTAGACCATTAAATAAATTAACGGGTGTAAAAAGTCAGCCCATTATTATTTAATAAATCAATTTAAACTGTAACATACAAAACCGTTTTAATTACAGTAAAGCAAAAATAAGCAATAAAAAAAGCTCTTCTAAAAATAGAAGAGCTTTTAAAAAGTAAAAAATAAATTCTAATTATTCCTCATCATAACTGGTATGACGAGCCCGGCCTTCGTAACCGCCCCGGTTACCCTGATAAGAGGAATTATATTGATCATCGTCCCGCTGATTTTGTGGCCCCCGTCCGTACTGCGAAGGACCGCCATAACCGCTTTGTCCTTGGTAGCGGGTACGCTGTTCGTGCTGTTCGTTGTTGCGGTAATTTCCGCCTTGCGAAGAATTGCCATAATTTGAACGGTTGCCGTAATCTTCGCCTCTATCGTATTGCGAAGAACCACCATAACCCGATCCACTGCCATAATTTCTGTTTTGGTCGCGGTACGACTCCCGGAACCGGTTATCATCCTGGCGTCCTTGTCCGCTGCCGTAGTCCGGCGAACCATATCCGGTACCGTTAGAGGCACCCCGTTCATTGCGTGGCGAACGGTATTCGTCGTTGTAAGAACCACCTTGCGAACCATAACCTCCTTGCTGGTTAAAACCACCTTGGCGTTCTTGTTGATTGCCATAGCCCCGCTGGTTGCCATAATCAGAATTAGAACCAGAAGAAGAACCTAACCGATCAGATGAGCCATGCTGCCGAGACTGATTATAAGATTGATTACGATCCTGATTCCCATAATTGTTGCCGTAGTTAGATCTGTTCGTCTGATCCCACTGCGATGAATTACCGTAGCCGCCCTGACCGTGGGAATCATCTTGCTGGCGGAAACGTGATTGCTGGTTCCAGTCTTGCTGATTACCTTGCTGGCCACGCTGCTGATTATAAGGCTGCTGTTGATTATGCCCGCTATTGCGCATATCGTGTCCGCCGTAACTGCCTTGGAAGCCACCACCATGCGTATGATTATTATACTCCCCGCCTTCCTGCAAACCATAACCGCCGCGGGTAGCAGATGGGTAACCGCTGTTATTATCTTCGTGTGAGCGCGGATTGCCGTATCCACCCTGGAAACCACCAAAATCACCGTAGTTATCATACCCGCCATAATTCTGGTGAGAGGGTTGAGAATACTGATCTCTCCTATCTTGCTGCCCATAGCCGCTAAAGCCGCCGTAACCAGCGCCTCCTCCACCAAAGTCTTGCTGGTGCCCATAACTACCGCCCTGGTTTCCCCAGCTGCCTCGTTGCTGAGTGCCGTAGTTATCATAGTCTGATTCTCCGTGACCTTCCCGATTTTGCTGCCGCGACCAATCATTGTTACCAGAGGACTGATTTTCCTGGTTGTTCTGGTTGTTCTGATTTTTATTTTGGTCGCTAAACTGATTCTGCTGGGTTTCAGATTGCGTTTTATTTTGGTCCGCGTTGGCGTTTGTTTTATCTCCAGCCTGGGCTAAATTACTTTTAGTATCCTTATTGCCGGAAGTTGCGGTGCCACTAGTTTTATTAGTAGTAATCTTAGCGGTAGTTTTATTTTTACTATCCGCATTAGTATCAGTTTTAGCTGCTACGGGAGTAGACTTTGCAATTGATTTTTTAGCTGCTTCTCCGCTGTCGGCTTTACTCTCTACTCTTTTACCAAAAAGACCTTCTGATTCTTTTTTATCTTCTTTGCCTTGATCTTTATTTTCCTGATTGGAGCTGGCGCTAGCTCCTATTCCACCAAAAGTATTATCATTTTTATTTTGGTTGGCAGAAGCCGTTGCATTAACAGACGCATTTGGGGTACCAGCACTAAAGTTATCTTTTTGGTCTTCAGCCTGATTTTTTTGTTCGTTTTCCATTTTTCACTCTGGTTTTAGTTGAAAGAAAATTCGGGCAAACTGCTGTTTGGCAGGTAAAAGGCCATTTAGTAAACCTTCTTCTCTTTTAAACAACTATTTGCTATACTATTCAATCTGTGATACTTCTGCTATACGAAGCCTTTTTTAGCTATGTTTTCGGGGAGCTTGCAACAGGTAAACCAGAAAGTAAACAACAAGGTAGTTTCTACCGCTTTTAAAACTTAGTTTGTTACTTTTTTAATGATTCTATTAAAGTAACTTAATGGAAAGTGATTATTTATTGAATAAATTAAAATTTTATAGATTAAAAAAGATTAGTATTTTACGAAATTATTTTCTGAAGGACTGCTTGCCAGCATAAATTATAGGGAAAGTTACTTATGGTTTATGCTGTGTAATACCAGCTACCGAATAAAATAAGTAAAATAAAAATTTCAGGAGTTGCAAACTGATTTTTAGTCAGATAATTGCAAAATTTTTAAAATTTAAATACAGAATTATAATAAATTAGTATTTTAGTGCCATAAACGCTCTTTTAAAACCAATTATTTTAAAAGAATCCAAAAAAAGTAGAGTCTGATATTCTAAATAGATAAAATATTAAATTAAATTTCTATCTTTGTATTAATTATTAATTTCACATTTTTTATGAAAACAGGTAAAGTAAAATTTTTTAATGAATCTAAAGGATTCGGTTTCATTGTTTCAGATGAAAATAGCCAAGATATTTTCGTTCATCAGAGCGGCTTGGTTCATGAGATTCGCGAAAACGACCGGGTTTCTTTTGAAGTAACCGAAGGAAAAAAAGGTTTGAATGCAGTTAATGTAGAGAGAATCTAACTAAAACAATATATTGCCTTATTGGCATCGTATTATTTTATGATTATCCCGTTCAGAAAACTGAACGGGATTTTTTGTTTTATACAGCTTTCTATAGGTAAAGAAACACTAGTATTAAGCTATTAGATATTAGGCTTTGGGGTAATCAATTAATTGATTATCAATCTTAAACCACAATAAAATTAGTAGTAAAATAGTAAATTAATTTTAATCAGTTACTTACTATCATTTTCCGGCTCCATTACTTTATCAATCATTTCCTGAACCTCTTCTACTTCTTCCGGCGCAGCTTCCGGAACTTCCTGCTCTTCGGCTTCTTGCGGTTCATAATTTAGGCGTAAGAACATCGGGAAATGATCGGAACCAAATTTAGACAACCGTTTAATGCGAATAAGCCGAAATGCCGGATCGTAAAATATATGATCTAAGGAATAACGGAAAAAAGGAATAAGGGCATTATAGGTATTAAAAAAGCCCCGGCCAATCCGGGGATCTAACAACCCACTGATTTTCCGGAACAAATTAGTAGTATGCGACCAGGCAACATCATTCAGGTCACCGACCACAATAGTGGCTAAAGGAGTGAGTTTTGCCAGCTGAGCTACTTGCAGCAATTCAGCTTCGCGGGTATCGGTATTTTTATCAAAATGCGGTGGCCGTGGATGCACAGTAAAAATATCAAAATGTTTGCCGCTTGGCAGTTCCAGAATTGCGTAAAAAGAAGGAATATCATCTTCTACAATAAACTGAATACGCTGCGATACAATTTTGAATTTACTAAAAAACATCATCCCGTAGGTATTTTCCTGCGGCTTTTTAATCGAGTATTCGTAATCCTTATCTAAGTCTTTTAAGGCATTGGCCCACTGCCGATTGGGTTCGTTTATCAGCAAAATATCCGGATCGTTTTCGCGCACTACTTTCAAAAATTTTTGATACTTGCGGTTCGACATCCGGACATTCGACACCATTATACTAAAGGAATTACGCGGTGCTTTTATTTTGCTCCGCAGCGCTTCTGTCTTACCTAAAGGGGTAAACCGGTAAATGTGTTTTATCTCGTTCGCTAAAGCTAAAGCGAGCAAAATAGTAAATAAAATTTCGCCGGTAGTTTGAAAAGGAACAAGGAACAGATACAGAATTAATGTAACTGCGATAAAAAAAGCTACCTGAACCCGAGGAAAATCTAATACCCGTATCCACCAGTAATGGGTTTTAATAAGAGGTAGAAAAGAAAATAAAATTAATAAGGCGCCAAATGCTTCAAGGGTAATTTTCATGCATTATAATATATAAAGATGTATTTGTATTATTACCCGTATTTTTACAGAAAGTTTTACGTATTTTAAATTTTATAAGCTGTATTTATCACCTATTCATTTAAACCCTCAAAATCGCTTATTAAGGAGCTATTTTTTCTACTCTAATTCCTATGGCCATAATACCTGGCAGAGGATCTTTGCGCATGTATTGCTTTAAACGTAATTGATAAGCTCCAGCCTGCGGAAACTTAAAATTTTTAATTGCCAGAAACTGATGATCAAAAATGTCACCCGAGCCATCGCCTAAGGGCCGACCGGTAACTTTATCCATCAAATACATTTCATGCAATTTTACGTGCAGTGTTTTTTTATCTGGTCCGGTTAACTCTGCGCGCACATATAAGTTGTAAAACTCATAAAATAAGGCATTCCGGATATTAAAATAAATATTATAAGAAGCTTGCGGATCCTCAATCGTAAAAGAAAACTGAGGCGCATTCCTTATCTGCCAATTGTTATTAGGTATGTCCTGATTTTCTTCGAATATCCGGTTTTTATCGCAGCCCGTTAAAGCTGCGATAAAAAATACCAGATAAAAATACCAACGCACCTGCATCATCATAGAGAAGCTGGTTTATCCGGCCGCGGCCCCTTTGGTTTATTGTGGTGCGGTCGCCGGTGCCGGTTCCGGGATTGTCCTTCGGAATTGCCTTCCGGTTTTACTTTCTCAGAAGAGGTAGCCGCCGTAGCAGCCATTGGAGCCGATCCATTTTCGGCTATTACTGTTATTGGCCGCGGTTTATTTTTTTTGTTTTTAAATTTGTTTTTAGGTCGGGCACTCGGTCCTTGCCCGGGAATAGCTGCATCATTTACCACTTCCGGGGTTTTAGCGTCTGGGCGTGCAGCAACCGGAATAGAAGTAGCCGCTTGTTCGCCTTTTGCTTCAGCGTTCTTTTTCTTCTTCTTTTTCTTCTTTTTCGGTTTATCAAATTTCTCGTCTAACCGCTCCAGATTTCCTTCTACCTGTTCCGACAAGCTAATTTCCTTTTTAGAATCCTCAGCTGCTACAACTAAAGTTTCAGCCTGAATTCCCTGCGCGTTTAATTCCAGAATCTCCTTTACGCGTTCTACCGGTACCGGATACCAGTTATTATCGTCGCGGAAGCCAAACCACATTAAACGTTTAAAAATATCGGTTTTTTGCAGTACCGCATCGCCTTTCAGGGTTAATAATGGCCGGGTAACGTTCGGAATATCTTTTAAAGCATCCATGTACGTTTCGAGCTCATAATTAAGGCAGCACTTTAAGCGGCCGCATTGCCCCGATAATTTGCTTGGGTTAAGCGATAAATTCTGATAACGGGCTGCCGTAGTAGAAACGCTTTTAAAATCAGTCAGCCAGGTAGAACAGCACAATTCCCGTCCGCAAGAACCAATACCACCCAAACGACCAGCTTCGTGGCGGAGACTAATCTGGCGCATTTCTACACGAATTTTAAATTCATCAGCTAGTTTTTTAATTAAATCCCGAAAATCTACCCGGTCTTCGGCCGAATAATAGAAAGTAGCTTTAGAACGATCGGCCTGGTATTCCACATCCGATAATTTCATTTTGAGTTTGCAATCCTGGATAATGGAACGAGCCCGGTACATAGTATCTGCTTCCAGATCTTGTACGGCCTGTAATTTTTCCATATCCTTTTCGGTAGCAACCCGGTAAATGCTTCGGATTTCTTCGTTGTTATCTACTTTCTTTTTCAGCATTTGCAGCCGAACCAATTCTCCTTTGAGCGAAACGTAACCAATGTGATGTCCATTGGGCACATCTACTACCACGGCATCGCCGGTAATAAGAGGTAAACTATTTATGTTGCGGTAAAAATCTTTTCGGCCGCCTTTAAATCTTACCTCAACTATATCAAATTCTTCGAATGAGGTTGGCAAATCCATGTCGCTCAACCAATCAAAGACATTTAAGCGGTTACAACCGCCGGTACTGCACCCGCCGTTGCTTTTGCAGCCTTTGGTATCGGTACTGCAACCGCCGCTAGAACATGAACCACATCCC
Proteins encoded in this region:
- the rbsK gene encoding ribokinase, which produces MKKKKITVIGSTNMDMVVKTTHLPVPGETVLGGSFFMNPGGKGANQAVAVARLGGDATFVTKIGTDVFGKQSKQLFEEEGINTSCILSDPTSPSGVALITVDQIGENSIVVASGANANLMPADVENCLQKIGKIDIILLQLEIPIETVDFVTQYAAGKNILVIVNPAPANLLSTELLKRIDIITPNAKEAEMLSGVEVNSMEDAKKAAMVLYEKGVKNVIVTLGSQGALLFTEERFTMVPAQKVATVDTTAAGDVFNGALAVALAEGQELIPAVEFACLAAALSVTKLGAQSSIPYRNELIAKKIPQN
- a CDS encoding GRP family sugar transporter; the encoded protein is MFIVENYPLAVLFCVITMLCWGSWANTQKLVHGKWRFELFYWDYVWGILLFSLLAAFTLGSTGTQGRSFIPDLQQALPENLLSAFVGGVIFNLANILLTAAIAIAGMSVAFPVGIGIALILGVIVNYVALEKGNPALLAIGIGLVTVAIILNARAYRVSSSANKAAGLKGIVISVVAGVLMSLFYRFVAASMDLENFVSPAAGKMTPYTASVIFALGILASNFVFNTLIMRRPIQGTPVSYTDYFSGKAAFHLTGILGGSIWALGNLCNLIAAGKAGPAVSYGLGQGATLVAAIWGVVIWREFKQSPKNVTGLLTGMFLCFIAGLGIIIIAGS
- a CDS encoding cold-shock protein yields the protein MKTGKVKFFNESKGFGFIVSDENSQDIFVHQSGLVHEIRENDRVSFEVTEGKKGLNAVNVERI
- a CDS encoding endonuclease/exonuclease/phosphatase family protein produces the protein MKITLEAFGALLILFSFLPLIKTHYWWIRVLDFPRVQVAFFIAVTLILYLFLVPFQTTGEILFTILLALALANEIKHIYRFTPLGKTEALRSKIKAPRNSFSIMVSNVRMSNRKYQKFLKVVRENDPDILLINEPNRQWANALKDLDKDYEYSIKKPQENTYGMMFFSKFKIVSQRIQFIVEDDIPSFYAILELPSGKHFDIFTVHPRPPHFDKNTDTREAELLQVAQLAKLTPLATIVVGDLNDVAWSHTTNLFRKISGLLDPRIGRGFFNTYNALIPFFRYSLDHIFYDPAFRLIRIKRLSKFGSDHFPMFLRLNYEPQEAEEQEVPEAAPEEVEEVQEMIDKVMEPENDSK
- a CDS encoding gliding motility lipoprotein GldH, encoding MMMQVRWYFYLVFFIAALTGCDKNRIFEENQDIPNNNWQIRNAPQFSFTIEDPQASYNIYFNIRNALFYEFYNLYVRAELTGPDKKTLHVKLHEMYLMDKVTGRPLGDGSGDIFDHQFLAIKNFKFPQAGAYQLRLKQYMRKDPLPGIMAIGIRVEKIAP
- a CDS encoding PSP1 domain-containing protein; amino-acid sequence: MGCGSCSSGGCSTDTKGCKSNGGCSTGGCNRLNVFDWLSDMDLPTSFEEFDIVEVRFKGGRKDFYRNINSLPLITGDAVVVDVPNGHHIGYVSLKGELVRLQMLKKKVDNNEEIRSIYRVATEKDMEKLQAVQDLEADTMYRARSIIQDCKLKMKLSDVEYQADRSKATFYYSAEDRVDFRDLIKKLADEFKIRVEMRQISLRHEAGRLGGIGSCGRELCCSTWLTDFKSVSTTAARYQNLSLNPSKLSGQCGRLKCCLNYELETYMDALKDIPNVTRPLLTLKGDAVLQKTDIFKRLMWFGFRDDNNWYPVPVERVKEILELNAQGIQAETLVVAAEDSKKEISLSEQVEGNLERLDEKFDKPKKKKKKKKKNAEAKGEQAATSIPVAARPDAKTPEVVNDAAIPGQGPSARPKNKFKNKKNKPRPITVIAENGSAPMAATAATSSEKVKPEGNSEGQSRNRHRRPHHNKPKGPRPDKPASL